TTAAAGGTTGTAAATGCAGAGATTTATCTTGTAATTAAGGGCTGATTTCGCTGCATTAAGAGCGATAGGATGAAGTGTTGTTGAGAAATAACTGGCAGAAATCCTAAAAAGCGATCGCGCGGTATTTCCAAATATCAAAGTTTGGGTTAACTATGGCGTAAGCAACATAGGAAAGTTGTAGTAACCATTAAGAGTAAATTGCAATTTTGGTTGGTTGGGCGCAGGACAAAAATCCTGTACAGGTTGAAATTGCTACTGTAAAAACTCTAAAGGCTTGAGCAACCGATGGGGATTTAGTTACAACAACCTACAATGCTTATACCAAAGTTTTTCAAGCTTCAGTTAGCAACAGCAGACAGATATTTCTCCTAATATCAAATCCCAGCAAACCTATCCAATGGAAAGCTTGGGAGAGTCATCTTTGCAATATTTCAGCAAACACAAATCAAATCCTCGTCTATGCAACCTTTTACTGTTTCTGCCAGGTGTGTTTGTTGGCAAACTCCATGTACCAACACTATCAAGAGTTAAGTTTCAGGTAAACCTTCACTTCCATCGACCAATTAATTCTAGGAAACACAAACCATGTCTATCGATAGCAAAATCAGACAAATAGCTTTCTACGGTAAAGGTGGTATTGGTAAGTCTACTACCTCTCAAAATACTCTGGCAGCTATGGCAGAAATGGGTCAACGCATCCTAATTGTTGGTTGCGATCCTAAAGCTGACTCGACTCGTTTAATGTTGCACAGTAAAGCTCAAACCACCGTTTTGCACTTGGCTGCTGAACGTGGTGCAGTAGAAGATTTAGAATTAGAAGAAGTCATGCTGACTGGCTTCCGCGGTGTTAAGTGCGTAGAGTCTGGTGGCCCAGAACCAGGTGTAGGTTGTGCTGGTCGCGGTATCATCACCGCCATTAACTTCTTAGAAGAAAACGGCGCTTACCAAGATGTTGACTTTGTATCTTACGACGTATTAGGTGACGTTGTTTGCGGTGGTTTTGCTATGCCTATCCGTGAAAACAAAGCACAAGAAATTTACATCGTTACCTCTGGCGAAATGATGGCGATGTATGCTGCTAACAACATCGCTCGCGGTATTTTGAAATATGCACACACTGGTGGTGTACGTTTGGGTGGTTTGATTTGTAATAGCCGGAACGTTGACAGAGAAATCGAATTGATCGAAACTCTGGCAAAACGCTTGAACACCCAAATGATTCACTACGTACCTCGCGACAATATTGTTCAACACGCTGAGTTGCGCCGGATGACTGTTAATGAGTACGCACCAGATAGCAACCAATCTAACGAATACCGCATATTAGCTAACAAGATTATCAACAACCAAAATCTTCAAATTCCTACACCAATTGAAATGGAAGAACTAGAAGAGTTATTGATTGAATTCGGTATTCTCGAAAGCGAAGAAAATGCGGCGAAAATGATTGGTCAGCCTGCCCAAAGCACTACAAAGTAAATAATGTGATAGGGTGGGTTACTTCTCACCCTTCCTTAATTTGTGTCAGGTGTAGAACACCAGAGTTTGCTACCTATTGATGGGTAGCAATTAACATATTCTAATTTCCGCAATAACAGCTGATTAAAACTTCTACGTATCATCAGCCATAATCATTGATGGTTGTTGGCTAAATCTGGGAAATAAGTAATTATCCACTACCGCCTGACATATGCATATGTTACATTAAGTAGTGGAATAGTAATACATAAGCCAAGCTATGGTTTGGGTTCAGTATACCCGACTGGTGCGCCAACCGCTGGATTGAGCGTATACCGCCGAGCAATGCATCACTACTCCATCGTTTGATTAGCTCAGTGGAAGAGCAGCCGAAGCGATCGGTTGGACGTAGGTTCGAGTCCTACATCAAACTCCCGGAAGTTAGCTCATTGGTAGAGCGATCGACTCATAATCGATTGGTTACAGGTTCGATTCCTGTACTTTCGACCAACATTTGTCTAGGGAAAAAGGCAAATTCGCAGAATAGAGCAGCCTGGTAGCTCGTTGGACTGAGAATCCAAATGTCAGTGGTTCAAATCCACTTTCTGTCACCACAAACCCTGTCCGGGTCAAAAGACACTACTCTGTCACAGTAGCCAATTTAACTTTCATCAAAACTCTGTGATGTAGGTGCTTACTACTGCGATCGCAATGCGATTTCAGTAGTAACAGTAAAGAAGCTAGCGCAAATGCATGGCTCCCTAACTTGAGTATGTCCCTTCCTTTGACATATCCGGTTTTCTGGAAATGGCAAAGCGAACGGCATATCTGAGTGTTATTTTCTTTCTTTAAATTGCCCTAACTGGGGTAATTGGGGAAGAATTAGCAATCTTAATCCAGTTCTGGAGATGTATTTGTCCGCAACTGAACTGCCAACACCTGCATTTGCAGAGTTTTAAAATGGACTTAGCGATCGCAAGTTGATAAATATTTTAATTAGGATGTTTCAATAGATTGGAAAAATCAACATCAAGTTAAACTCAAGCAAAGCCCGCTTCTTCAAGATTCGCCAACAAATCCTGCAATTACCAACGCGCGATCGCAGTTAATGAGAATTATGTTCTGAAAGTTGATGGGATGGGAACTATAGGTAATAAGTATACCTAAAATTTCACAGTAAAGTCTATCATGCCCTATCAACTATTGCGTAATTTGTTCAAAGTTAGGCAAGACAAATCTGCGCCGCAAAATAAACTGCCTAATCTAAGAACACCACTAATTTTGATTGGTTCTACCTTAGCAATAGGTGTGGTTGGCATTACTAGCTACTTGGTAGCCAAAAAGCTAATTATTGAACAACTTCAAGACAAAGCATTGCTTCAGGTTCGTCAAGGAACGGATGAAATCGATCAATGGTTAGCAATTTGCTCTATTGAAATTCAAACTATTGCTAATACAGATGTAGCGCGTTCTTTAAATTGGGCAGTTATTCAACCATATTTAAACGCAGAAATTCAGCGAACTAATGAATTTTACAAAATCGCACTATCGCTGCCTAACGGTTCCTATTACAACACTGAGATAGGCAAAACCAATGCCAATAATAAGGATCGGGATTTTATTCAAAAAGCAATGGCAGGACAAGTCAATATATCAGATCCATTCATTAGTCGAACTACTGGAATTCCTTCTGTAGCGATCGCGGCTCCGATTCGTCAAAGTTACGACCTTACCAGTCGTCCCATTGGAGTTGTGAACGGTAGCTTGAAGGTAGATCGAATTACTCAAGTAGTCAACAGACTGCACTACGGTAATGGTAGTTATGCATTTGCACTTAACTCTAAGGGAGAACCAATTATTCATCCCAATCCAGCGTTGATGTCAACGGAAGAAAAACCTGCTCCTAGTTTTCTAGATTCAACAGACTCTAATTTAGCAGCGCTTGCTAGTCGGATGGTAAAACAAGAACGAGGAATAGAACTTATTCCCATTGATGGAATCAACAAATATGTTGCTTATGTTCATCTCAAACAAGCGAATTGGTCAATAGCTCTGGTTATACCGCGTGAAAACATCGAATCTCAACTACAAGCGCTCAACTTACTTGCTTCTATATTGGGCGGACTGCTAGGAGTTGCAGCAATTATCGCTTGGCGACAAATACAACTATCTCAAAGAGCTAAATTGCAGGTTGTGCTGCTTAGTCAACAACAAGAAAAATTACAACAGCAAGCGCAAGAATTGGAGCAAGCTTTAAGGCAATTACAACAAACTCAAGCTCAGTTGATTCAAACTGAAAAAATGTCTAGCTTAAGTCAGTTAGTAGCAGGAGTAGCACACGAAATCAACAATCCAGTCAGTTTTATTTATAGTAATATTACTCCCGCCAATGAATATATTGATGATTTGCTCAGATTACTACAACTTTATCAATATCACTATCCCCAGCCAGTAGCAGAAATTGAAGATGAGGCAGAAGCAATTGAATTGAATTTCTTAATGCAAGACTTGCCGAAGTTGCTGAATTCTATCAAAGTTGGTGCTGAGAGAATTAAACAAATTGTGCTATCTCTCAGAAACTTCTCACGTTTAGATGAGGCAGACATGAAGTTAGTAAATATCCACGAAGGTATTGATAGTACACTCATATTTTTAGAAAGTCGCCTCAAGGATACACCAGAGCGTCCAGCAATTAAAATTATTAAAGAATATGCCGAACTACCACTAGTGGAATGCTACGCTGGAGAACTCAATCAGGTATTTATAAATCTTCTCACAAACGCAATTGATGCCATAGAAGAGACATTCGCCCTTCATCCTCTCACACCTAAAGATGAAGAAAGTAACGCTAAATCATTGATAAAGCGTCAAGGTAAAATTCGCATTCAAACTGAACTGGCTGCCGATCGACAAATAATTATTCGCATTGTTGATAATGGAGTGGGAATTCCTGAGACTTTGCAAAAACAATTATTTAATCCCTTTTTTACTACTAAACCTGTTGGGAAAGGCACAGGCTTGGGTTTATCTATTAGTTATCAGATTGTTACTGAAAAACATCAGGGTAAATTGCAGTGTAATTCTACTTTTGGTGCAGGAACAGAATTTCTCATGTCAATTCCAATAAGCCAGCAACAGCAGATTGCTGCCTAATAATTTATAATTTACGGGTTCTGTATGCCCAACGGATACGCCAAGCTTTGGATTG
The genomic region above belongs to Calothrix sp. NIES-2098 and contains:
- the nifH2 gene encoding nitrogenase reductase: MSIDSKIRQIAFYGKGGIGKSTTSQNTLAAMAEMGQRILIVGCDPKADSTRLMLHSKAQTTVLHLAAERGAVEDLELEEVMLTGFRGVKCVESGGPEPGVGCAGRGIITAINFLEENGAYQDVDFVSYDVLGDVVCGGFAMPIRENKAQEIYIVTSGEMMAMYAANNIARGILKYAHTGGVRLGGLICNSRNVDREIELIETLAKRLNTQMIHYVPRDNIVQHAELRRMTVNEYAPDSNQSNEYRILANKIINNQNLQIPTPIEMEELEELLIEFGILESEENAAKMIGQPAQSTTK
- a CDS encoding histidine kinase, yielding MPYQLLRNLFKVRQDKSAPQNKLPNLRTPLILIGSTLAIGVVGITSYLVAKKLIIEQLQDKALLQVRQGTDEIDQWLAICSIEIQTIANTDVARSLNWAVIQPYLNAEIQRTNEFYKIALSLPNGSYYNTEIGKTNANNKDRDFIQKAMAGQVNISDPFISRTTGIPSVAIAAPIRQSYDLTSRPIGVVNGSLKVDRITQVVNRLHYGNGSYAFALNSKGEPIIHPNPALMSTEEKPAPSFLDSTDSNLAALASRMVKQERGIELIPIDGINKYVAYVHLKQANWSIALVIPRENIESQLQALNLLASILGGLLGVAAIIAWRQIQLSQRAKLQVVLLSQQQEKLQQQAQELEQALRQLQQTQAQLIQTEKMSSLSQLVAGVAHEINNPVSFIYSNITPANEYIDDLLRLLQLYQYHYPQPVAEIEDEAEAIELNFLMQDLPKLLNSIKVGAERIKQIVLSLRNFSRLDEADMKLVNIHEGIDSTLIFLESRLKDTPERPAIKIIKEYAELPLVECYAGELNQVFINLLTNAIDAIEETFALHPLTPKDEESNAKSLIKRQGKIRIQTELAADRQIIIRIVDNGVGIPETLQKQLFNPFFTTKPVGKGTGLGLSISYQIVTEKHQGKLQCNSTFGAGTEFLMSIPISQQQQIAA